Proteins from a single region of Aerococcus viridans:
- a CDS encoding GntR family transcriptional regulator codes for MAKYEEVAGALVRYINENELNADDKLPSIQEMVDYYQVSKNTVLSALNDLEKQGLIYQVRGSGVYVRGNQRKGYINLLNLGGFNSTLSQFKIDSKVLSLALIAPTDEAVENLKIDDPTKTKVYHVTRIRYIEGRPFCVEESYFDKDIIPYLSEEIASNSIFDYITEDLEIPIGYGDHFLRVGKLKAEHANHLNLSEGDPCLKTESIFHLNNGKPFDYSKITYHFEETQFFIQGASTQYRY; via the coding sequence ATGGCTAAATACGAAGAGGTAGCTGGTGCGTTGGTCCGCTACATTAATGAAAATGAATTAAATGCAGATGATAAGTTACCGAGTATCCAAGAAATGGTGGACTACTACCAAGTGAGTAAAAACACAGTATTATCTGCCTTAAATGACTTAGAGAAACAAGGGTTAATCTACCAAGTACGTGGTTCTGGCGTTTATGTCCGCGGTAATCAACGTAAGGGTTATATCAACCTATTAAACCTGGGTGGGTTTAATTCTACCTTGAGCCAATTTAAAATCGATTCTAAAGTTTTGTCCCTTGCTTTAATTGCACCAACTGACGAAGCGGTAGAAAATTTAAAAATTGATGACCCAACAAAAACAAAGGTCTACCACGTTACCCGTATCCGCTATATCGAAGGTCGCCCCTTCTGTGTGGAGGAGTCTTATTTTGACAAGGATATTATCCCTTACTTAAGTGAAGAAATTGCTTCGAATTCCATCTTTGACTATATTACAGAAGATCTGGAAATTCCAATTGGCTATGGTGACCACTTCTTGCGTGTTGGAAAATTGAAGGCTGAGCATGCTAACCATTTAAATTTAAGTGAAGGCGATCCTTGTTTAAAAACAGAGTCGATCTTCCATTTGAATAACGGGAAACCATTCGATTATTCAAAAATCACTTACCACTTTGAAGAAACACAATTCTTTATTCAAGGTGCGAGCACTCAATACCGTTATTAA
- a CDS encoding SLC13 family permease yields the protein MTYMLLIIGAIILAIFLGEKFDVNAGIVGVVFAYILGSFMIGLSTDEIFVLWPVELFMMIFGVSFFFNFANENGTLEIIGHHLIYAFRNHLFWLPFGFFFAAALISGLGGSIWGSVPIVGFLALNIAKENNLDTRIIAIAVIEGALAGGIFPFGPLGAIVQGLMASTGFADMAQEISWQLFIVSAIYPILLLLFLMFRDRANDAYKQVELKAPEALNLKQKQTLTLMTIFIGIMLIFPIIDNFTGGSIPFIASISDSLNLGLMGIVFGVIAYMFELADGQKVLNRTPWSVIWMTCGISLLIGVGVQVGITESLAALISYVPWPIIPVTIVLLCGCMSIFSSTIGVIAPLFFTTLPALYATTGWSPAIMAVCIIIGGFAATVTPFSDGGSLLLASSGYLGKDQKDLYNTLLFRVTPFTVGSAAITALTLSIIHSI from the coding sequence ATGACTTATATGTTGTTAATCATAGGCGCAATTATACTAGCTATCTTCTTAGGGGAAAAGTTTGATGTCAATGCAGGAATAGTTGGGGTCGTCTTTGCTTACATACTAGGTTCTTTCATGATTGGACTTAGTACTGATGAGATTTTTGTCTTGTGGCCAGTTGAATTATTTATGATGATCTTCGGGGTTTCCTTCTTCTTTAACTTTGCCAATGAGAATGGGACCTTAGAAATTATCGGCCACCACTTGATCTATGCCTTTAGAAACCACCTATTTTGGTTACCCTTTGGCTTCTTCTTCGCCGCAGCCCTAATTTCAGGATTGGGCGGGTCCATTTGGGGATCAGTACCTATCGTTGGTTTCCTAGCTTTAAATATCGCTAAGGAGAACAATTTAGACACCCGAATCATAGCCATTGCCGTAATCGAAGGGGCACTTGCTGGTGGTATATTTCCATTCGGACCCCTTGGCGCTATCGTTCAAGGTTTGATGGCTTCCACAGGCTTCGCCGATATGGCCCAAGAAATTTCATGGCAATTATTTATCGTATCCGCCATTTATCCAATTTTATTGCTATTATTCTTAATGTTTAGAGACCGGGCAAATGATGCCTACAAGCAGGTAGAGTTGAAAGCACCAGAAGCCTTAAATCTTAAACAAAAGCAGACTTTAACCCTAATGACCATTTTCATTGGTATTATGTTAATCTTTCCTATCATCGATAACTTTACTGGAGGGTCAATCCCATTCATCGCCTCTATTAGTGATTCACTAAACCTAGGTTTAATGGGGATTGTATTCGGGGTTATTGCCTACATGTTTGAATTAGCAGACGGACAAAAAGTACTCAACCGGACACCGTGGTCAGTAATCTGGATGACTTGTGGGATTTCATTATTAATTGGGGTAGGGGTTCAAGTAGGAATTACTGAATCGCTAGCAGCCTTAATTTCTTATGTACCATGGCCAATTATTCCAGTAACCATCGTCTTACTATGTGGTTGTATGTCCATTTTCTCCTCAACTATTGGGGTTATTGCACCATTATTCTTTACAACATTGCCTGCCCTATACGCAACAACAGGTTGGAGTCCAGCCATCATGGCCGTTTGTATTATTATCGGTGGATTTGCAGCAACCGTTACACCATTCTCGGATGGCGGTAGTTTACTACTCGCTTCATCTGGTTACTTAGGAAAAGACCAAAAAGACTTGTACAATACCTTACTATTTAGGGTAACACCTTTTACCGTTGGGTCAGCAGCCATCACGGCCTTAACCTTATCAATTATCCATAGCATTTAA
- a CDS encoding isocitrate lyase/PEP mutase family protein, translated as MLKNERMRKQFKNHIYSGKALQLPVAPDALAAKIAEKLGFDAVFSAGYATSASAFAMPDRGVTDFGKSLERTRDIINAVDIPVFADSDTGYGDLENVRRTVENYEAIGAAGIFIEDQVWPKRCGHMSGKMVEPTETLEEKIKVAVAARKNDDFLIMSRTDARTVYDLEEAIERSRRYKAAGADLIFIESPRSFEEFEEIHEAFPDTFMMANMIEGGLTPLTKTAELEKLGFNIIVYPTALTYAQAYTEKNLLQTLLDEGTTENYQDKMITFDEFNDFIGLDEVNQRDSAYAPENMLKYMN; from the coding sequence ATGTTAAAAAACGAAAGAATGCGTAAGCAATTTAAAAATCATATTTATTCAGGTAAGGCGTTACAGCTACCTGTAGCACCGGATGCCTTAGCAGCAAAGATCGCTGAAAAACTAGGTTTTGATGCGGTCTTCTCAGCCGGATATGCAACCTCTGCTTCAGCCTTTGCCATGCCAGACCGCGGGGTAACAGATTTTGGTAAGTCCCTAGAGCGCACTCGGGACATCATCAATGCCGTTGATATTCCGGTATTCGCCGATTCAGACACTGGATACGGTGACTTGGAAAATGTACGCCGGACGGTTGAAAATTACGAAGCTATTGGTGCAGCTGGCATCTTCATTGAAGACCAGGTTTGGCCCAAACGTTGCGGGCACATGTCTGGGAAGATGGTTGAACCAACTGAAACCCTAGAAGAAAAAATCAAGGTGGCAGTAGCAGCTCGTAAAAACGATGATTTCTTAATCATGTCAAGAACAGATGCAAGAACCGTTTATGACCTAGAAGAAGCTATTGAACGTAGCCGTCGCTATAAGGCTGCTGGGGCTGATTTAATCTTTATCGAATCACCACGAAGCTTTGAAGAATTTGAAGAAATTCACGAAGCCTTCCCAGACACCTTTATGATGGCCAACATGATTGAAGGTGGGTTAACACCATTAACTAAGACCGCTGAACTAGAAAAATTAGGTTTCAATATTATCGTATATCCAACGGCTTTAACTTACGCCCAAGCCTATACAGAAAAGAACCTACTACAAACCTTGTTAGATGAAGGCACAACCGAAAACTACCAGGACAAGATGATTACATTTGACGAATTCAACGACTTTATAGGTTTAGACGAAGTCAACCAAAGAGATAGTGCATACGCACCAGAGAATATGTTGAAATACATGAATTAA
- a CDS encoding isocitrate lyase/phosphoenolpyruvate mutase family protein — translation MTLLADLKQAPAAIIPACGDGHTFQMLANSKAPAIFLSGQLTTDHLIAEGDQGLLSITEYKNYAFSLGLKKAQPLLLDLQSGFGNPLNTYYAAKELERSGADIMILSDQKYPAHNTDQPATTTAEDFIGKIRAGLDGIENSDIEIWARLEGLHEYGLEGFKGRARYAYNAGAKAIILDHYTDADLETLAKADLPLPLLATLKAGQTAKAIDADNFYGYLDLGHLDFAAHKALETAMADLLK, via the coding sequence ATGACATTATTAGCAGATTTAAAACAAGCTCCCGCAGCGATCATTCCCGCTTGTGGCGACGGCCATACTTTTCAAATGTTAGCCAACAGCAAGGCACCAGCCATTTTCCTATCTGGTCAATTAACCACTGACCATTTAATTGCGGAGGGTGACCAAGGGTTGTTGTCGATCACTGAATATAAAAATTATGCATTCAGTTTGGGATTGAAGAAGGCGCAACCCTTGTTGTTAGATCTACAATCGGGATTTGGGAATCCTCTAAACACCTACTATGCAGCAAAAGAATTGGAACGTTCGGGTGCGGACATCATGATTTTATCAGATCAAAAATACCCGGCCCACAACACTGATCAACCAGCCACAACCACTGCGGAGGACTTCATTGGGAAAATTCGCGCAGGACTTGACGGCATTGAAAACTCAGACATTGAAATTTGGGCGCGGCTAGAAGGTTTGCATGAATACGGTCTAGAAGGATTTAAGGGCCGAGCACGATATGCCTATAACGCGGGTGCCAAAGCCATTATCTTAGACCACTATACAGACGCTGATCTAGAAACCCTAGCCAAGGCTGATTTACCATTGCCATTATTAGCTACATTAAAAGCAGGGCAAACAGCTAAAGCAATTGACGCCGATAACTTCTACGGTTATCTAGATTTAGGCCATTTAGATTTCGCCGCTCACAAAGCACTTGAAACCGCCATGGCAGACTTATTGAAGTAA
- the hisIE gene encoding bifunctional phosphoribosyl-AMP cyclohydrolase/phosphoribosyl-ATP diphosphatase HisIE: MTAIDFGKNGGLVPAILQDYRTKQVLMLGYMNEEAYELTVSEGVVWFYSRSKGRLWKKGETSGNLQEVVKIELDCDQDTLLVQVRPTGPTCHTGSQSCFGDDFFNLNILEKTVADKVGNPKEGSYTTYLMEQGLDKILKKCGEEMTEVVIAAKNAQDGQGNDELVSETSDLLYHLFVLLVERGLSLTDIEAALNTRHGQYHTYSVRKEIEYY; the protein is encoded by the coding sequence ATGACAGCAATTGATTTTGGCAAAAACGGTGGGCTTGTCCCAGCTATCTTGCAAGATTACCGGACAAAGCAAGTCTTAATGTTGGGGTACATGAACGAAGAAGCTTATGAGTTAACGGTAAGTGAAGGTGTAGTTTGGTTTTATTCACGTTCTAAAGGACGTCTTTGGAAAAAGGGCGAAACTTCTGGCAACTTGCAAGAAGTGGTAAAAATTGAGTTGGACTGTGACCAAGATACACTATTGGTACAGGTACGCCCAACTGGACCAACTTGCCATACGGGTAGCCAGTCATGTTTTGGGGATGATTTCTTCAACTTGAATATCCTTGAAAAAACGGTGGCCGACAAAGTAGGCAATCCTAAAGAAGGGTCGTATACGACTTACTTGATGGAACAAGGTTTGGATAAGATTCTTAAAAAATGCGGGGAGGAAATGACGGAAGTCGTGATTGCCGCGAAAAATGCCCAAGACGGTCAGGGAAATGATGAATTGGTATCTGAAACCAGTGACTTACTTTACCACTTGTTCGTTTTATTGGTTGAAAGAGGCCTGTCATTAACAGATATTGAAGCAGCCTTAAATACCCGTCACGGCCAATATCATACCTATTCTGTCCGTAAAGAAATTGAATATTATTAA
- the hisF gene encoding imidazole glycerol phosphate synthase subunit HisF, producing the protein MKKIISCLDTRDGKLVKGVHFVDVKELGDPVDFAKKYSDAGADELVILDITKTTDGHQLRTQMIADVANAIDIPLTVGGGIASVQDIQDALDAGASKVGINSAAVKNPDFINEAVGKFGSDAVTIAVDMAYDEAKGDYFVYTNAGQTQIDINALEWCKECEERGAGALLITSIDTDGAYTGFDMPFLKLASEAVSIPIIASGGASGIQDFIDLFQQTNLEAGLAASIFHKGEVAIEDLKATLIAEGID; encoded by the coding sequence ATGAAAAAAATTATTTCATGTTTAGATACGCGCGACGGTAAATTAGTCAAAGGTGTTCACTTTGTAGATGTAAAAGAGTTAGGGGATCCCGTTGATTTTGCCAAAAAATATTCAGACGCAGGTGCTGATGAATTAGTCATCCTAGATATTACGAAAACGACTGACGGTCACCAATTACGTACGCAAATGATTGCGGATGTAGCCAACGCTATTGATATTCCATTGACTGTTGGTGGGGGAATTGCTTCTGTTCAAGATATTCAAGACGCTCTTGATGCAGGTGCCAGCAAAGTCGGTATTAACTCAGCGGCTGTAAAAAATCCTGACTTCATTAATGAAGCGGTAGGCAAATTCGGTTCTGATGCGGTAACGATTGCCGTAGATATGGCTTATGATGAAGCGAAAGGTGACTACTTTGTGTACACTAACGCAGGTCAAACGCAAATCGACATTAACGCCCTTGAATGGTGTAAAGAGTGTGAAGAACGCGGTGCTGGCGCCTTACTAATCACTTCAATTGATACTGACGGTGCCTACACAGGTTTTGATATGCCATTCTTGAAATTGGCTTCTGAGGCCGTTTCAATTCCAATTATCGCTTCAGGTGGTGCGAGTGGTATTCAAGATTTCATTGACTTGTTCCAACAAACAAACCTAGAGGCAGGACTTGCGGCATCTATTTTCCACAAGGGAGAAGTAGCGATCGAAGATTTAAAAGCAACACTTATTGCAGAAGGGATTGACTAG
- a CDS encoding HisA/HisF-related TIM barrel protein → MEIIPAIDLIDGKSVRLQQGNYDKQVVMPMSAAEAVTYYSQFPQVTRIHVVDLIGATKQAAVEGDTVEVLKSLTDIPLEIGGGIRDLETIDLYDKLGIDYFILGTRAIMDVPWLKEAVAKYPGRIYVGLDCKDEAIYINGWKEASGRYIQEYLDEIADLDIAGIIYTDIYKDGMEAGPNVEKTGQIQRITKHHVVASGGVRSRHDLDALQAQGVNQAIVGKAAQNPSFWEGL, encoded by the coding sequence ATGGAAATTATCCCCGCTATTGACCTGATTGATGGCAAAAGCGTTCGCTTACAACAAGGTAACTATGACAAACAAGTCGTCATGCCGATGTCAGCAGCCGAAGCGGTGACCTACTATAGCCAATTCCCACAAGTGACGAGAATTCACGTGGTGGACTTGATTGGCGCTACTAAACAAGCGGCTGTTGAAGGTGACACTGTTGAAGTTTTAAAATCCCTAACTGATATTCCTTTAGAAATCGGTGGCGGTATCCGCGACTTAGAAACTATTGATTTATACGATAAATTAGGCATTGACTACTTCATTCTAGGTACAAGAGCCATCATGGATGTGCCTTGGTTAAAAGAAGCTGTCGCTAAGTATCCTGGGCGTATCTATGTTGGTCTAGATTGTAAAGATGAAGCGATTTATATCAATGGTTGGAAAGAGGCATCCGGCCGCTACATCCAAGAATACCTTGATGAAATTGCCGATTTAGATATCGCCGGCATTATCTACACTGATATTTATAAAGATGGCATGGAAGCCGGCCCTAATGTAGAGAAGACGGGCCAAATCCAACGTATCACCAAACACCATGTCGTTGCTTCTGGCGGTGTGAGGAGCCGGCATGATTTAGATGCCCTCCAAGCACAAGGCGTAAACCAAGCAATTGTCGGGAAAGCTGCACAGAATCCAAGTTTCTGGGAAGGACTGTAA
- the hisB gene encoding imidazoleglycerol-phosphate dehydratase HisB — protein MKVKERNTLETQIKLGLAKADGSGQTSINTGVGFLDHMLTLFTFHSGLDLYVEAKGDTWVDDHHVTEDIGILLGEAIRDLYQAQPSYERYGSYFLPMDETLARVVLDLSGRPVLVYDANFSAEKVGTFDTELVKEFFYAVAMNARMTLHIDLLKNGNTHHEIEGIFKAFARALKIALKETDGGVPSSKGLIQ, from the coding sequence TTGAAGGTTAAAGAGCGGAATACCTTAGAAACGCAAATCAAGCTGGGCTTGGCTAAGGCGGATGGGTCTGGACAAACATCCATCAATACTGGCGTGGGTTTCCTTGACCACATGTTAACCCTATTTACATTCCATTCGGGCCTTGATTTATACGTTGAAGCCAAGGGAGACACTTGGGTTGATGACCACCATGTCACTGAAGATATCGGGATTTTACTTGGTGAAGCTATTCGTGACCTTTACCAAGCCCAACCTTCATACGAACGGTACGGATCATATTTCTTGCCCATGGACGAAACCTTAGCCCGTGTCGTATTAGACTTATCAGGCCGACCAGTCTTAGTTTATGACGCCAACTTTTCAGCTGAAAAAGTGGGGACCTTTGATACCGAACTTGTCAAAGAATTCTTCTACGCCGTAGCCATGAATGCCCGCATGACCCTACATATTGACCTATTGAAAAACGGCAACACCCACCACGAAATCGAAGGCATTTTTAAAGCATTCGCCCGCGCCCTAAAAATCGCTTTGAAAGAAACAGACGGCGGCGTCCCATCCTCAAAAGGATTGATTCAATAA